DNA from Pelobacter propionicus DSM 2379:
TGCTGGCTGCTCATCAGCTGGATGAAGATGTGCTTCACCTGCAGGGCGATCCCCTCCTTGAGCAGGAACTGCTGCTGTTTCATCTTTTCCAGGCGCGCCCGGGCCTCGCGCACCTGGCCGGTGGTGCGCATGCCGTTGAACAAGGGGAGCTCCAGCCCGATGCCGATGGCCCATGAGGTCCTGTTGTCGGGAGTCACCATTCCCTTGCTGTAGGAATTTTCGATGCGGTTCAGGTTGCCGAACAGCCCGATCTTGGGTAGGTGGCCGCTCTTGGTCTCATCGATCTTGGCGGCGGCAGCCTCAAGGCCCGCCTCCAGGCGTGCCCAGTCCGGGTTGAAGCTGTAGGCGTTGCTGACCAGTTCCTTTAGTTCGACCCTGGTCGGTAGGTAGGGGAGCTCCTGGGGGGCCGGTTCCACCGGGTTTTGCCACTCCATTCCCATGGAGTTGGTCAGCGCTGCCCGGGCCAGCTGCTCGTTGGCCTCCAGGATCGCGATCGTGCTGCGCAGCCACTCCACCACGGTCTTGTTGCGTAGATAGTCGGTCTTCTTGACCTTTCCGGATCCCTTGGTGTAGAGGCTCTCGGTCAGCTCCAGGGTCACTTCCATGCGGGTGAGGGCGTCCCTGCCGATCTGGAGTAGCTCCCTGGCAAGCACGGCGCCGTAGTAGTAGCGGGTGGTGTCGTAGACCACCTGCAGGTCGCTGCGGCGCGCCTCTTCCCTGGCAGCCTTCATCCCCTGCTCGGCCTGGCGGACAACGGCGCTGACCTGGCCGCCGGTGTACAGCGGCAGGGTGGCGTTCAGACTGACAACGAAGTTCTCCCTGTCCATCAGCTTGACCTTCTGTTCGGGTATCTTGTAGCTGCTTGCCGGTATGGAGATCGGCATCGGTCCCAATGGCGTTGTTGCGGTCATGGTGGATGCCGGCATCTGGAACGTTTTTGCGGGAAAGATGAAGTTGGGATCCTCGTCCATGATGCTGTAGTTGGCTTTGGCGTTGATCTGGGGCCAGTAGCCCGACAGGGCCTGGCGGTGCTGGGCCTCGGCGATCTCGATGCCGTAGCGGGAGGCCAGCCTGGAGTGATTCTTTTCCAGGGCCAGATCGATGCACTGCCCCAGAGTCAGGGCGCCGGTGCCCGGTGTGGCTGTCGTGGGGGCTGGAGTTTGCGCGTCTCCGCTGGCCTCCTGCGCCCAGGCCGTGGCAGCGCCAAACAGCCAGCAGACAAGGGTGCAGAGGAACAGCGGCCGCAGTATCCGGGCCGGTGTCATTTTCGCCTTCATGGGGACTCCTTCTCGCGGGACAGAGCCTGGCTGGCGGGATCCGTCATCTCGATGGCAAACAGGTTGTGGAGGTGCGTGTTGCTGGAAGAAATGTCGACTGGCTGGAGTGTTGGCGGATCTTGCCGACGGGCGTCTACGGGACATCCACGTCAAGGGCCTGGCGGAAGGCGGAGCAGACGGCGGCGAATTCGGTCTCGGCCCGATCCAGCAGGGCCGGCGCGTTGTCAAGGGTCTTGGCCCGTCCGAGCTGTTCAAGGGAGGAACACTGTTCGGAGAGCGTCGTTGCGCCAAGGCTCATGCTGCTGGATTTGAGGGCATGGGCCGCGTGCATGAGCGCCTGCCCGTCCAGCGTGGCGACAGAGTTCCTGATTCCCTGCATGAGTTCCGGCGATGAGCTGAGGTAGAGGGACATCAACTGCTTCCGCAGGTCCGGTTTTCCCGGTTGCTGGAACATCTTCATGCTGTCGAGCACGCTCCAGTCGATGGCTCCCGGCTGGGTGGAAACTTCCGGATCATCATGCTGCATGGCGGTCGCTCCTTTCACGGATGTTCCTTTCCTGCAAAATATAGTAGTTATTCGGTTCTGAAGGCGGATACTTTAGAGCAAATCCGCCCCTGCCGGAGGTTAGCGTGCCTGACGCTTCCTGACGAAACCGAGGCGTCGGCCTCTTTTCGGTCCCGAAAGCGGCTGTGGCGCAATGAATCCGTGGTACCATCTGGGGGACCGGGCGTCGTTGCCGCCACAGGCTCCCATGCTGGGTACATCCATTCAGGGAAAGGAAGAACCGACCATGATCAGAGGAAGCGAGACACGTAAAGCGGATTATCCCATTGACCCCCTGTTTCTTGACCGCTGGTCGCCGCGCGCCATGTCCGGCGAGGAGATCCCTGAGCAGGAGCTGATGCTGCTCTTCGAGGCGGCGCGTTGGGCGCCATCGGCATACAACAACCAGCCCTGGCGGTTTCTGTACGGCAGGTGGGGGAGTGAGCAGTGGCCGCTGTTCTTCGACCTGCTGGTTCCGGGGAACAGGGTCTGGGCAAAAAACGCAGCGGCACTGGTGCTGATCGTGTCCAAGACCACCTTTGACCACAACGGCAAGCCCTCCATCACCCACTCCTTTGACTGCGGCGCAGCCTGGGGGGGTCTGGCCCTTCAGGGCACACTCAGGGGCTATGTGGTGCACGGCATGCAAGGGTTCGATTACGAGCGTGCCAGGGTGACACTCGCTATTCCCGACGACTTCCGTGTGGAGGCCATGGTTGCCGTGGGCAGGCCGGCTCCCCGGGAAACGCTGCCCGACGAGCTTCAGCAGCGCGAGGCTCCCAGCGACCGCAAGAAACTGGCGGAGACGGTCTGTGAGGGCAAATTTCGTTTCTGAATGCCATGCTCCCGCCCGCTCGGGGGGGAGCATGGTTTTCGCTGCCAGTATGGACGGACGGCGCCGTAACTACGGCGCCGTCCGTCCGCTGCCAATGAATAAATATACCCTCCCTGCCGGCAACAGGGCTTGAGCCTTTTCATGATTTGCGCTATTGCTTGTGGGTAATGCAGATCCTCCGGCGAAAACCTGAACCATGAACGACCTCTCCCTTTCTCCCTCCGCAACCGGCCTGGGCCAGATCAAGAGCGGCAGCGGAACCTACCACCGCGCCAACCTGGCCTTCTTTGCCGCCGGCTTTGTCACCTTCGTGACTCTCTACGACATGCAGCCGCTGCTGCCGGAGTTTGCCCGCGAGTTCAGGGTCTCTCCTGCCCTGAGCAGCCTGCCGCTCTCCGTGGCCACCGCCACGCTCTCCATCGCCATGCTGTTCGCCGGCACCCTGTCGGAGACCCTGGGCCGCAAGCAGGTGATGACCGCCGCGCTTTTCTTGAGTTCCCTGCTGACGATGCTGACCTCCGTCTGCCACGATTTCGGCGCCCTGCTTGGGCTACGGCTCTTGCAGGGGGCGGTGCTGGCCGGGCTGCCGGCCGTGGCCATGGCCTACCTGAGCGAAGAGATGGAGACCTCGGCGCTGGGGGCTGCCATGGGACTCTACATCAGCGGCAATGCCGTGGGAGGCATGGCCGGTCGGCTCTACACCGCGGCGGCCACCGACCTGTGGAACTGGCAATCGGCACTGGCCAGCATCGGCGTCTTTTGCCTCGCCCTGAGCTGCTTCTTCGTCAAGAGCCTGCCCCCTTCCCACCTGCGTAAGCGCCCCTTCGAGTTCCGCTACCTGTTCAGCTCTCTTGCCAGGCACCTGGGGGACCCGCTGCTGCTCTGCCTCTACGGCATAGCATTCATGGTGATGGGCAGTTTCGTGACCCTGTTCAACTACCTCACCTTCCGGCTGCTGGCTCCCCCCCATGGCCTCAGCCAGAGCCAGGTCAGCCTGGTCTTCCTGGTCTATCTGCTGGGCTCCCTGAGCGCCTCCCTGGCGGGGCGGATGGTGAACCGCTTCGGCCGCCGGGCCATTATCCGTGTTTCCCTGCTGGCCATGGCCGCCGGTGTGCTGGTGACCCTGGCCGGCTCGCTGTTGGGGATCGTTAGCGGGGTGGGCATATTCACCATCGGTTTCTTTGGCGTCCATTCGGTGGCTTCCAGTTGGGTGGGGAGACGCGCCTCAACGGCCAAGGCCCAGGCCTCGGCCCTGTACCTCTTCTTCTATTATCTGGGATCGAGTATTTCCGGGACAGCTGGCGGGATATTCTGGCTGCATTGGGGCTGGTGGGGCGTGGTGGGGCTGATTGTCCTCCTGGTGCTGCTGGCTATGATTCTGTTGGTGCCGCTCTCCCGGTTGCAGGGGAGGGGTGGGGCGGGGGCCGAGAAGTGCTCTCCAATTTGAAAGAGGGGGGGTGACGACTAACGGAGCCCCAGCAGAAACCGCTCCAAAAGCCCCAGGGCCACGTCTCTGCGGTACTCCCGGGTGGAGCGCTGGTCGTCGATAGGGGTGATCAGGGGGGCGTAGCAGGCCTTCACCTGTTCCACTCGCCCGGGTAGGTGTGCCGCCTCTGTCCTGGCCAACAGGGCCTCGGCCTCCCGGTTCCTGACCACGGTGGGAGCCACCGCACCGAAGGCAACCCGTACCTCCTCAACCCTGGGGCCGCTTATCCTGGCCACGACATACAGGGAGAGCTTGGCAATGCTGTTGGCGCGGCGGCCGGCCACCTTTTCGAACAGCAGGTGGGTGAACTGTGCCAGGGGGATATGGATGCGGGTGAGGATCTGGTCGTCCTCAAGTATCGTCCTGCCCGGCCCGCCGATGAAGTCTGCCACATCCACCTCTTCCGTGTGGGAGCATGATCGCAGCTCCAGGCGGGCGTCCAGGGCGTAGAGCATGGGCAGGCTGTCGCCGGCCGGCGAGGCGTTGGCGATATTGCCCCCCAGGGTGGCGATGGCGCGGATGGATGGGGAGGCCATGCGGCTTAAGGGGAGCCTGACGTAGTCCGGGACGGCGGGATGGCCGAGTATCTCCCCCAGGGTGGCGCAGGCGCCGATGCGGAGCGTGTCACCATCGGCACTGATGTTCCGCAACTCCTCAATATGGCCGATCATCAGCGCCGGAGCGGGCAGGGCAGGGGGGATGCCGCTCCAGCTGCGGTGCCTGACCATCAGGTCGCTGCCGCCGGCAAAGAGGGTCGTCATGCGGCTGCCCCGAATGTCCAGCGCCTGCTGCAGGGTCTGTGGTCTGAATGCTCCTACCATAATCCGTCCCCCTCTTGTGCCGCCAGCATGATTCCATCCACGATCATGTTATACCCGGTGCAGCGGCAGAGATTCCCCGTCAACCCCTCCCGCACCTGTTCTTCCGTGGGATGGGGAGTGCGTCGCAGCAGGGCCTCGGCGGCCATGACCATGCCCGGCGTGCAGAAGCCGCACTGCACGCTCCCGGCCCGGGCAAAAGCCTTGCTCAAGACTGCGAAACGCTCCGTCTCCCGGTACCCCTCGATGGTCAGCACGCTCTTTCCCTCCAGGGAAGCCGCCGCTATCAGGCAGGCGTTGACCAAGTGCCGGTCCAGCAGCACGGCGCAGGCCCCGCACTCCCCTTCGCCGCACCCCTCCTTGGTTCCGGTGAGCCGCAGGTCATCCCGCAAGATGTCCAGCAGACGCCGCAGGGGATGGGTGGTGATGGTGACGGTTTTGCCATTCAGCTCAAAGGTAACATCAATCAGCACGTTGCATTGCCTCCCGTATCAGTTCCGGCGTGACCGGCAGCTGGCGTAGGTCGCGGCCGATGGCGTTTTGCACCGCCAAGGCCAGGGCCGGCGCTGCCCCGATCAGGGTCAGTTCACCCAGGCCGCGGGCGCCGAAGGGGCCGTCGTCAAAGGGGTTGTCGATCAGCCTGCTCTCGATCCTGGGGACGTCAAGGGCTGTGGGGATGAGATAGTCGGCCAGACTGGTCTGCTGCAGCGCGCCGTCTCTCGTGGTAAGCCGCTCCATGCCGCCGTAGGCCAGCCCCTGCACGAGGCCCCCCTGGATCTGGCCTCGCACGATGGTGTCGTCGATGGGCGTTCCGATGTCGTACGTCGCCCAGGCCCCCAGCACCTCGACCTGGCCGGTGACCGGGTCCACCTCCACCTCCACCAGGTTGCCCCCCCAGGAATACTCCGGATAGGCGTTGCCCCTGAACGTGTCGTTGTCCCAGCTCAGGTGGTCGGGGAAGTGGAAGACCCGCTGGATATCGCAGGTCTCCTCATGCCACCTCTCCTTCATCTCCCTGGCCGCATCCTGGAGCAGTTTGCCCACGATCACGACCGTGCGTGAAGCCACCGTGGGGCCGGAGTTGGGGCAGTGGTCGCTGTCGGGATAGTCGTGCCGGATCCGCTCAATGGGGATCTCCAGGGTGTGGGCCACGATCTTGCGCAGGGTAGTCAGCACTCCCTGGCCGATCTCGGCGCTGGAAACGAAGATCTGCACGCTGTCGTCGGCGTATTTCTTCAGCCGTACCCTGGCCCTGATCAGCAGATCCTCGCCACTGCCGGTGAATCCGCAGCCGTGGTAGAAGAAGGAGCAGCCGATGCCCCGCAGCATGCCTGGCCTCCCCTCTGCCCGGTGGCTCCGTTTCTCGCCATATGAGGAGATGCGCTCCAGGGTTTCGGCGATCTCATCCAGCCGTATGTCGTAGTGGAACTCTCCAGCGGTGGAGGAGCTGTCCCCCCGGTGCAGGAAGTGGCTGCGCCTGAAGGCTATGGAATCAAGCTTCAGGTTGCGGGCGATGTTCTCCATGTGCATCTCCACGGCGAAGAAGGCCTGTGGCCCGCCGAAGCCGCGGAAGGCGCCGCTGACGATGTTGTTGGTGGCATATGCCGTTCCGCTGATCTTCAGGTGGGGAACATCGTAGACGCCGTTGCTGGAGAACATCATCCGCTGCAGCACCACGCTGGAGAGCCCGGCATAGGCGCCGCCATCGGTCTTGACATCGATTTCCCGGCCGATGATGCGGTTGCGTGCATCAAGGTAGCTTTTGATCCTGATGATGGCCGGGTGCCGCTTGGTGGTGCAGAGCATGTCCTCATGGCGATCGAAGACCAGCTGCACCGGGCGTCGCGACTTGATGGCGGCCAGGCCGGCATGGACGCCGGGTAGGGATGGGTACTCCTCCTTGCCGCCGAAGCCGCCACCGGTGGGGAGCTGGATGACCCGCACCCGCTCATCCGGCCACCCCAGGGCCTGCATGAGCGCCTCCTTAACATAGTAGGGGCACTGCATGGAACCGGAGACCGTGATGCGTCCCTCCTCGTAGACGCCGATAAAGCCCTGGGTTTCCAGATACACGTGCTCCTGGTAGCCGGTGC
Protein-coding regions in this window:
- a CDS encoding TolC family protein, whose protein sequence is MKAKMTPARILRPLFLCTLVCWLFGAATAWAQEASGDAQTPAPTTATPGTGALTLGQCIDLALEKNHSRLASRYGIEIAEAQHRQALSGYWPQINAKANYSIMDEDPNFIFPAKTFQMPASTMTATTPLGPMPISIPASSYKIPEQKVKLMDRENFVVSLNATLPLYTGGQVSAVVRQAEQGMKAAREEARRSDLQVVYDTTRYYYGAVLARELLQIGRDALTRMEVTLELTESLYTKGSGKVKKTDYLRNKTVVEWLRSTIAILEANEQLARAALTNSMGMEWQNPVEPAPQELPYLPTRVELKELVSNAYSFNPDWARLEAGLEAAAAKIDETKSGHLPKIGLFGNLNRIENSYSKGMVTPDNRTSWAIGIGLELPLFNGMRTTGQVREARARLEKMKQQQFLLKEGIALQVKHIFIQLMSSQQQKAASQAAAASSEENRALNERAYQEELVETKDVIEAQLVESLMKAQYCKALYDHIEARANLDYVVGKQVTDIIGGQR
- a CDS encoding Hpt domain-containing protein — its product is MKGATAMQHDDPEVSTQPGAIDWSVLDSMKMFQQPGKPDLRKQLMSLYLSSSPELMQGIRNSVATLDGQALMHAAHALKSSSMSLGATTLSEQCSSLEQLGRAKTLDNAPALLDRAETEFAAVCSAFRQALDVDVP
- a CDS encoding nitroreductase family protein, whose amino-acid sequence is MIRGSETRKADYPIDPLFLDRWSPRAMSGEEIPEQELMLLFEAARWAPSAYNNQPWRFLYGRWGSEQWPLFFDLLVPGNRVWAKNAAALVLIVSKTTFDHNGKPSITHSFDCGAAWGGLALQGTLRGYVVHGMQGFDYERARVTLAIPDDFRVEAMVAVGRPAPRETLPDELQQREAPSDRKKLAETVCEGKFRF
- a CDS encoding MFS transporter; this encodes MNDLSLSPSATGLGQIKSGSGTYHRANLAFFAAGFVTFVTLYDMQPLLPEFAREFRVSPALSSLPLSVATATLSIAMLFAGTLSETLGRKQVMTAALFLSSLLTMLTSVCHDFGALLGLRLLQGAVLAGLPAVAMAYLSEEMETSALGAAMGLYISGNAVGGMAGRLYTAAATDLWNWQSALASIGVFCLALSCFFVKSLPPSHLRKRPFEFRYLFSSLARHLGDPLLLCLYGIAFMVMGSFVTLFNYLTFRLLAPPHGLSQSQVSLVFLVYLLGSLSASLAGRMVNRFGRRAIIRVSLLAMAAGVLVTLAGSLLGIVSGVGIFTIGFFGVHSVASSWVGRRASTAKAQASALYLFFYYLGSSISGTAGGIFWLHWGWWGVVGLIVLLVLLAMILLVPLSRLQGRGGAGAEKCSPI
- a CDS encoding FAD binding domain-containing protein, whose translation is MVGAFRPQTLQQALDIRGSRMTTLFAGGSDLMVRHRSWSGIPPALPAPALMIGHIEELRNISADGDTLRIGACATLGEILGHPAVPDYVRLPLSRMASPSIRAIATLGGNIANASPAGDSLPMLYALDARLELRSCSHTEEVDVADFIGGPGRTILEDDQILTRIHIPLAQFTHLLFEKVAGRRANSIAKLSLYVVARISGPRVEEVRVAFGAVAPTVVRNREAEALLARTEAAHLPGRVEQVKACYAPLITPIDDQRSTREYRRDVALGLLERFLLGLR
- a CDS encoding (2Fe-2S)-binding protein — encoded protein: MLIDVTFELNGKTVTITTHPLRRLLDILRDDLRLTGTKEGCGEGECGACAVLLDRHLVNACLIAAASLEGKSVLTIEGYRETERFAVLSKAFARAGSVQCGFCTPGMVMAAEALLRRTPHPTEEQVREGLTGNLCRCTGYNMIVDGIMLAAQEGDGLW
- a CDS encoding xanthine dehydrogenase family protein molybdopterin-binding subunit encodes the protein MPLEPISRPIRRFDFNEKISGRADFCADRRYDGLLYAKTLRSTRARARILSIHVPPLPEGYYTVDAGDIPGRNLVPIVYDDQPFFARDLVNYIGEPILLVVGPDKGTILELLSRISVSYEDLPPILSIAEAEQATDNFICGDKPFFVSYECGKGDISQTITRAARVFEDEFRTGYQEHVYLETQGFIGVYEEGRITVSGSMQCPYYVKEALMQALGWPDERVRVIQLPTGGGFGGKEEYPSLPGVHAGLAAIKSRRPVQLVFDRHEDMLCTTKRHPAIIRIKSYLDARNRIIGREIDVKTDGGAYAGLSSVVLQRMMFSSNGVYDVPHLKISGTAYATNNIVSGAFRGFGGPQAFFAVEMHMENIARNLKLDSIAFRRSHFLHRGDSSSTAGEFHYDIRLDEIAETLERISSYGEKRSHRAEGRPGMLRGIGCSFFYHGCGFTGSGEDLLIRARVRLKKYADDSVQIFVSSAEIGQGVLTTLRKIVAHTLEIPIERIRHDYPDSDHCPNSGPTVASRTVVIVGKLLQDAAREMKERWHEETCDIQRVFHFPDHLSWDNDTFRGNAYPEYSWGGNLVEVEVDPVTGQVEVLGAWATYDIGTPIDDTIVRGQIQGGLVQGLAYGGMERLTTRDGALQQTSLADYLIPTALDVPRIESRLIDNPFDDGPFGARGLGELTLIGAAPALALAVQNAIGRDLRQLPVTPELIREAMQRAD